The following are encoded in a window of Novosphingobium sp. ZN18A2 genomic DNA:
- a CDS encoding helix-turn-helix transcriptional regulator produces the protein MDLYLDILGQRIRARRRELGMTQEGLAHEAGLDRSYVGRIERGEHNLTFVALVKLCRAMRCDVAALTQELPRCLHSSALHDKS, from the coding sequence GTGGATTTATACCTCGACATCCTTGGCCAACGCATACGTGCGAGGCGCCGTGAGCTTGGGATGACACAAGAGGGGTTGGCGCACGAAGCAGGGCTCGATCGCAGCTATGTCGGCCGTATCGAGCGTGGCGAACACAACCTGACGTTTGTTGCGCTGGTGAAGCTGTGTCGAGCGATGCGGTGCGACGTGGCCGCGCTGACGCAGGAGCTTCCAAGATGTTTGCACTCATCTGCGCTGCATGACAAGAGCTGA
- a CDS encoding site-specific DNA-methyltransferase, translated as MESQAMYVAPPAFENQIGQFICGNAAKVMAEWREGSVDCIITSPPYWNAVEYDGPTEGWATYEDYLDDMQAVWEQCARVLRPNGKLCINSPLMPIPKDVIEQHTRHLKNIAADNEQRILAATDLERYGLFIWQKQTSKMMFGSYPYPGNIFENNTIEFINVFVKPGKPPQFDKKTKEANKIPRNEWLDLTQQVWFMYPEDVKREEGHPAPFPEKLPARLMRLYTYGSCDDFAGEIVVDPFVGTGTTCIVAKKMRRRWIGIDINQSYLNFAEKRLRDASPDEPLWVVGRPKYPTKDDLVRMLFEEGGSKGAEAVSKHKRKTYGRKVDAADEDDQPKLV; from the coding sequence ATGGAATCGCAAGCAATGTATGTCGCACCTCCGGCCTTCGAAAACCAAATCGGTCAGTTTATTTGCGGCAACGCCGCCAAAGTTATGGCTGAATGGCGCGAAGGATCCGTGGATTGCATAATCACGTCGCCTCCGTATTGGAATGCGGTCGAGTATGATGGTCCGACGGAAGGCTGGGCGACCTACGAAGATTACTTGGATGACATGCAGGCCGTCTGGGAACAGTGCGCACGAGTTCTGCGCCCGAACGGCAAGCTGTGCATCAATTCACCGCTGATGCCCATTCCGAAGGACGTGATCGAACAGCATACTCGGCACCTCAAGAACATTGCAGCGGATAATGAGCAGCGGATTTTGGCCGCTACGGACCTAGAACGCTACGGCCTGTTCATTTGGCAGAAGCAAACGTCAAAGATGATGTTCGGCAGCTACCCGTATCCCGGCAACATCTTCGAGAACAACACCATCGAGTTTATCAACGTCTTTGTTAAGCCCGGAAAGCCGCCGCAGTTCGATAAGAAAACGAAGGAAGCGAACAAGATACCCCGGAACGAATGGCTCGATCTCACGCAGCAGGTTTGGTTCATGTATCCAGAGGATGTGAAGCGAGAGGAGGGTCATCCAGCGCCGTTCCCGGAAAAGCTGCCAGCACGGTTGATGCGCCTATACACATACGGTTCCTGTGACGACTTTGCGGGTGAGATCGTCGTCGACCCGTTCGTCGGCACTGGCACCACCTGCATCGTCGCAAAGAAGATGAGGCGGCGATGGATCGGCATCGACATCAACCAATCGTATTTGAATTTCGCTGAAAAAAGACTCCGCGATGCTTCGCCTGACGAACCATTGTGGGTTGTCGGACGCCCGAAATACCCTACTAAGGATGACTTAGTTCGGATGCTCTTCGAAGAGGGCGGGTCAAAAGGGGCGGAAGCTGTGAGCAAGCATAAGCGCAAGACCTATGGCCGAAAGGTCGATGCCGCCGACGAGGACGATCAGCCGAAGCTGGTTTAG